In Synechococcus sp. CB0101, a genomic segment contains:
- a CDS encoding thiamine phosphate synthase, translated as MTAPAQPQPVLRLLDANLDRAREGLRVVEDWCRFGLDRADLVARLKDLRQRLGLLHADRYKQARHTAGDVAAGMAHPAQATREQPAAVVAANCGRVQEALRVLEEFGRTEDPALAAEAAAIRYALYDLEVELLRANSAGDQRRELLQRCRLYLVTSPSVQLEAVVQAALEGGVRLVQYRAKDGSLGPDGEPLTDGQRLVQAQALRDLCSRYGALFLVNDRIDIALAVDADGVHLGQGDLPPALARRLLGPEKLIGRSTHALSQLRQAVADGCDYVGVGPVNATPTKPGREPVGLAYVGQAAAESPIPCFAIGGIEACNLAAVQAAGCNRVAVVRAITAAADPAAASRELLEMLN; from the coding sequence ATGACTGCTCCCGCACAACCTCAGCCGGTGTTGCGTCTGCTCGACGCCAACCTTGATCGCGCCCGCGAAGGCCTGCGGGTGGTGGAGGACTGGTGCCGCTTCGGCCTCGATCGCGCTGATCTGGTGGCCCGGCTCAAGGATCTGCGCCAGCGCCTGGGGCTGCTCCATGCCGATCGCTACAAGCAGGCGCGCCATACCGCAGGTGATGTGGCGGCCGGTATGGCCCATCCCGCCCAGGCCACCCGTGAGCAGCCTGCGGCCGTGGTGGCCGCCAATTGCGGCCGGGTGCAGGAAGCATTGCGGGTGCTGGAGGAATTCGGCCGCACCGAGGATCCGGCCCTGGCGGCCGAGGCCGCGGCGATCCGCTACGCCCTCTACGACCTGGAGGTGGAGTTGCTGCGGGCGAACTCGGCCGGCGATCAACGCCGTGAGCTGCTCCAGCGTTGCCGGTTGTATCTGGTGACCAGCCCCTCGGTGCAGTTGGAGGCCGTGGTGCAGGCGGCTCTTGAGGGTGGTGTGCGGCTGGTGCAGTACCGGGCCAAGGACGGGAGCCTCGGCCCTGATGGTGAGCCGCTCACTGATGGTCAGCGCCTGGTGCAGGCCCAGGCCCTGAGGGATCTCTGCAGTCGCTACGGAGCGCTGTTCCTGGTGAACGACCGCATCGACATCGCCCTGGCGGTGGATGCTGATGGTGTGCACCTGGGCCAGGGGGATCTGCCGCCTGCGCTGGCCCGCCGGCTGCTGGGCCCCGAGAAGCTGATCGGCCGCAGCACCCATGCCTTGAGTCAGTTGCGCCAGGCGGTGGCTGATGGTTGCGACTACGTGGGCGTTGGCCCGGTGAATGCCACGCCCACTAAGCCCGGCCGCGAGCCGGTGGGGCTGGCGTATGTGGGCCAGGCCGCTGCTGAGAGCCCGATTCCTTGTTTTGCGATCGGCGGCATCGAGGCCTGCAACCTGGCGGCGGTGCAGGCGGCTGGATGCAACCGCGTGGCGGTGGTGCGGGCGATTACCGCGGCGGCGGATCCGGCGGCCGCCAGCCGCGAACTGCTGGAGATGCTCAACTGA
- a CDS encoding DUF1517 domain-containing protein — protein MLAALLSAALAMVLLPQPAQAASGGRIGGGSFRSAPMPRSYGGGGYSGGGYQRGFGGGIGFPFIVPFFFGGGGLFGFLVLMAVVGLVLNAFRGGGGGGQALPAGMRGGNLDSYRPDGPVSIAQLQVGLLASARDLQRDLRGLAASSDTSSSSGLQRVLQDSTLALLRHPDLWVYANAEVGQVPFQAAESTFNRLSMTERSKLTGEITTNVGGSRGAATATTAGDADATSDYIAVTLLVASRNRVALKPVNGSEDLREALRVVGSVPSDQLLALEVIWQPEGAGEVLSADELITAYPDLKHL, from the coding sequence ATGCTCGCTGCGCTGCTCAGTGCTGCTCTGGCGATGGTGCTGCTGCCCCAGCCGGCACAGGCCGCCAGTGGCGGCCGCATCGGCGGCGGCAGCTTCCGTTCGGCGCCGATGCCCCGCAGCTATGGCGGTGGTGGATACAGCGGGGGCGGCTACCAGCGCGGCTTTGGCGGTGGCATCGGCTTCCCGTTCATCGTGCCCTTCTTCTTCGGTGGCGGTGGCCTGTTCGGCTTCCTGGTGCTGATGGCGGTGGTGGGCCTGGTGTTGAACGCCTTCCGCGGTGGTGGTGGAGGCGGCCAGGCGTTGCCCGCTGGCATGCGCGGCGGCAATCTCGACAGCTACCGGCCTGATGGTCCGGTGTCGATTGCGCAGCTGCAGGTGGGCTTGCTCGCTTCAGCCCGTGATCTTCAGCGCGATCTGCGCGGCCTGGCCGCTAGCTCCGATACGAGCAGCAGCAGTGGGCTGCAGCGGGTGCTGCAAGACAGCACCCTGGCGCTGCTGCGCCATCCCGATCTGTGGGTGTACGCCAACGCCGAAGTGGGTCAGGTGCCTTTTCAGGCTGCTGAGTCCACCTTCAACCGCCTTTCGATGACCGAGCGCAGCAAGCTCACGGGTGAAATCACCACCAATGTGGGTGGCTCCCGCGGGGCGGCTACCGCCACAACGGCTGGTGATGCCGATGCCACCAGCGATTACATCGCTGTAACGCTGCTGGTGGCCAGCCGCAATCGCGTCGCCCTCAAGCCGGTGAACGGCAGCGAAGACTTGCGCGAAGCCCTGCGGGTGGTGGGTTCTGTTCCCTCTGATCAGCTGCTCGCTCTCGAGGTGATTTGGCAGCCGGAAGGCGCTGGTGAGGTGCTGAGCGCCGATGAACTGATCACGGCCTATCCGGATCTGAAGCATCTTTGA
- the larB gene encoding nickel pincer cofactor biosynthesis protein LarB encodes MTDSARLDLQRRQRIGMVEAIWGEHKTAEQIAAILLRLHSAGELALATRVDAAKAQVVADLLHAEPTVAALVNQLQFHAEARCLSLGEPAPWRDDLGEVVVLSGGTSDLPVASEAQLALRWHGVRCSCILDVGVAGLHRLLSQLEQLEPAQVLIACAGMEGALPTVLAGLVPQPVIGVPVSVGYGVSAGGQAALHGMLASCAPGLSVVNIDNGYGAAMAALRILNCGLNNGRAMADGQEP; translated from the coding sequence ATGACCGACAGCGCCCGGCTCGATCTGCAGCGCCGTCAGCGCATCGGCATGGTGGAGGCGATCTGGGGCGAGCACAAAACGGCCGAGCAGATCGCCGCGATCCTGCTGCGTCTGCACAGCGCCGGTGAACTGGCCCTCGCCACCCGCGTGGATGCCGCCAAAGCGCAGGTGGTGGCAGACCTACTGCACGCAGAGCCAACGGTCGCTGCTCTGGTCAATCAGCTGCAATTCCACGCCGAGGCCCGCTGCCTCAGCCTTGGGGAGCCGGCCCCCTGGCGCGACGACCTGGGCGAAGTGGTGGTGCTCAGCGGCGGCACCAGCGATCTACCGGTGGCCAGCGAAGCGCAGTTGGCCCTGCGCTGGCATGGCGTGCGCTGCAGCTGCATCCTTGATGTGGGCGTGGCCGGGCTGCACCGGCTGCTCAGCCAGCTGGAGCAGCTGGAGCCAGCGCAGGTGTTGATCGCTTGCGCCGGAATGGAGGGAGCTCTGCCCACGGTGCTCGCCGGGCTGGTGCCGCAGCCGGTGATTGGCGTGCCGGTGAGCGTGGGCTACGGCGTGAGCGCCGGCGGACAGGCCGCCTTGCACGGCATGCTCGCCAGTTGTGCACCAGGGCTGAGCGTGGTGAACATCGACAACGGCTACGGAGCCGCCATGGCGGCTCTGCGCATCCTCAACTGCGGCCTCAACAATGGCCGCGCAATGGCTGATGGGCAGGAGCCTTGA
- the thiS gene encoding sulfur carrier protein ThiS has product MSDISGPSIEVRLNGDPIRCPEGFSLLQLLEWRGYKPQLVVVEFNGEILPRARWADLPVREADGVEVVTIVGGGS; this is encoded by the coding sequence ATGAGCGATATCTCCGGTCCCAGCATCGAAGTGCGCCTGAACGGCGATCCGATTCGCTGCCCCGAGGGCTTCTCCCTCCTGCAGTTGTTGGAGTGGCGCGGTTACAAACCGCAGCTGGTGGTGGTGGAGTTCAACGGCGAGATCCTGCCCCGGGCCCGCTGGGCGGATCTGCCCGTTCGGGAAGCCGATGGGGTGGAGGTGGTCACCATCGTGGGGGGCGGTTCTTAG